The Brachyhypopomus gauderio isolate BG-103 chromosome 1, BGAUD_0.2, whole genome shotgun sequence genome includes a window with the following:
- the LOC143526619 gene encoding G2/M phase-specific E3 ubiquitin-protein ligase-like gives MEYRNSKSKERQAFSCGPKRRSKQERRLVHINIGLMVPHGCDLKPVRGKTLPLLTDPEIEARDLLKQAVQKMRVFYKDMEEGPYVLLYPDCSEVVYVPGTERSFTLAGYKKEIGKTYCRITLFVCLQKHFGAVNVNSESDSDSEIVITTRSRAEFSEADTVVFKPQNQSTPNNRPKDEVGAVGHSSTVNHEQIVISDSEDNLVKSTCYSKYTDLYAPCVEEDEEPVPVDFKTIPDLTIEEVKITLPDIITNLSHPIDHGRVSRFNISRSNVWNGAVRGFKRATYSESCDMLVRFTDDAGVFEDGIDAGGPRREFLTLLMNNLKDRPIFDGPAGQRFLVYNANGQSSFKGTVDLITDEGIGEALREIESAASVDALRESMLRHSTMLQTAGCLRHVNTLEEKGTIVSDYLRWYIIDRNSCVINRFKEGLSALQFLTALQLYPTLLVPVLCHSEKKLTALQLESLFQPDLSPSGSNRRIREGQTLGYWADYLLDCEEGQAAVCVNDVFMFATGLTSLPPAGLDPLPKIEFLDDSPFPMANTCSNTLKLPLLDSYNEFRTNMDFGIQNSPGFICY, from the exons ATGGAGTACAGAAACAGCAAATCAAAAGAAAGACAGGCTTTTAGCTGTGGGCCAAAGAGACGATCAAAACAAGAAAGGAGACTAGTTCAT ATAAACATTGGATTGATGGTACCACATGGATGTGACTTAAAACCTGTGAGAGGAAAAACACTCCCCTTACTTACTGACCCAGAGATAGAAGCACGTGATTTGCTGAAACAAGCTGTTCAGAAAATGAGGGTGTTTTACAAGGACATGGAAGAAGGACCATATGTCCTTTTGTATCCAGACTGCTCTGAGGTGGTCTATGTGCCTGGGACTGAAAGGTCATTCACATTGGCTGGATATAAAAAGGAAATTGGAAAGACGTATTGCAGGATCACTTTGTTTGTGTGCCTGCAAAAACATTTTGGAGCAG TCAATGTTAACTCAGAATCAGACTCTGATTCTGAAATTGTCATCACAACTAGGAGCAGAGCTGAATTCAGTGAGGCTGACACTGTG GTTTTTAAACCCCAGAACCAAAGTACACCAAACAACAGACCCAAAGATGAAGT AGGTGCAGTAGGACATTCCTCTACAGTAAATCATGAACAG ATAGTAATATCTGATTCAGAGGACAATCTGGTCAAGTCAACTTGCTACAG TAAATACACAGACCTTTATGCACCATGTGTGGAAGAGGATGAAGAGCCTGTCCCTGTAGATTTTAAGACTATTCCAGACTTGACCAT AGAGGAAGTAAAAATTACACTACCTGATATCATCACAAACCTGTCGCATCCAATTGATCATGGAAGAGTCAGCCGGTTCAACATTTCACGGTCAAATGTCTGGAATGGAGCAGTCCGAGGTTTCAAGCGTGCAACCTATTCAGAAAGCTGTGACATGCTGGTCAGATTTACTGATGATGCTGGTGTTTTTGAAGATGGAATCGATGCAGGTGGTCCAAGACGAGAGTTTCTAACTCTACTAATGAACAATCTGAAAGATCGGCCTATTTTTGATGGACCAGCAGGACAACGTTTTTTGGTCTACAACGCAAATG GGCAGAGTTCATTCAAAGGAACAGTTGATTTAATAACTGATGAAGGAATAGGGGAAGCTTTGCGAGAG aTTGAGAGTGCTGCTTCAGTGGATGCGCTGCGAGAAAGTATGCTAAGGCATAGTACAATGCTACAGACAGCTGGTTGTCTGAGACATGTGAATACTCTTGAAGAAAAGGGAACAATTGTGTCAGACTATCTTCGATGGTATATTATTGACCGCAACTCGTGTGTAATCAACAG ATTTAAAGAAGGTCTTTCAGCCCTTCAGTTTTTGACAGCACTGCAGCTTTACCCTACATTGCTGGTCCCAGTCCTGTGCCACTCAGAGAAGAAACTCACTGCTCTCCAACTTGAGAGTCTTTTCCAACCTGACCTCAGTCCATCCGGGAGCAACAGGAGAATTAGAGAAGGTCAAACGTTGGGTTACTGGGCCGACTATCTTCTTGATTGTGAAG AAGGCcaggctgctgtgtgtgtgaatgacgtTTTCATGTTTGCAACTGGACTAACTTCACTTCCCCCTGCTGGATTGGATCCACTGCCAAAGATTGAGTTCCTGGATGATTCACCATTTCCAATGGCAAATACATGCTCAAACACACTGAAATTACCACTTCTGGATTCATACAATGAGTTTAGGACAAATATGGACTTTGGAATTCAGAATTCCCCAGGATTTATATGTTATTAA